The proteins below come from a single Benincasa hispida cultivar B227 chromosome 4, ASM972705v1, whole genome shotgun sequence genomic window:
- the LOC120076332 gene encoding uncharacterized protein LOC120076332 isoform X1 translates to MELEVSEPTSNFVDKSKRKNFEGRTGDRVRVKKTTLQAVLEQCQRALESLNDSDGEGNDVDEDEDDRLGEGSGSLRSDQEADELCDLLKSKVECRDFLEKLEDAQASVPQNTLEECSSWDLVSDVDLWESGDALDQEGYVVVKQEDIVDGIACFMAAYLLSLKETKELSPNQLQNALCKTFSVKKRKGKLRKAWDGSKVIYNVASWGATAVGLYQNPVILNAASKAFWTSCQVISKLL, encoded by the exons ATGGAGCTTGAGGTATCTGAACCCACCTCAAATTTCGTCGATAAGAGTAAGAGGAAAAATTTTGAGGGCCGAACTGGTGATCGGGTTCGTGTGAAGAAGACGACCTTGCAGGCTGTGCTGGAGCAGTGTCAGAGAGCTCTTGAATCGCTGAATGATTCCGACGGCGAGGGGAATGATGTGGATGAAGACGAAGATGATCGGCTCGGTGAGGGTTCCGGGTCTTTGCGCAGTGACCAGGAAGCCGACGAG TTGTGTGATCTTCTTAAATCTAAAGTTGAATGCCGTGACTTTCTTGAAAAGCTAGAGGATGCTCAAGCATCAGTTCCGCAAAATACATTAG AAGAATGTAGTTCTTGGGATTTGGTCAGTGACGTGGACCTATGGGAAAGTGGTGATGCTCTAGATCAAGAAGGTTATGTCGTTGTGAAGCAAGAGGATATAGTTGATGGTATTGCTTGTTTCATGGCTGCCTACTTATTGTCCTTAAAGGAAACCAAG GAATTGTCACCTAACCAACTTCAAAATG CCCTTTGCAAAACATTCTCAGtgaagaagagaaaaggaaaactCCGGAAGGCATGGGATGGAAGCAAGGTCATTTATAACGTGGCATCCTGGGGAGCTACTGCAGTTGG GCTATACCAGAACCCTGTGATTCTAAATGCTGCTTCTAAAGCCTTCTGGACCTCCTGCCAAGTAATATCAAAGCTTCTCTAA
- the LOC120075958 gene encoding glucose-6-phosphate isomerase 1, chloroplastic, translating to MASISGICSSSPSLKPQSKILFLGATGSLRKDSLSFPIRGKLNDSRLGVGTAHSVAKEISVELSAADGGVKKGKKGLEKDPHALWSRYVDWLYQHKELGLFLDVSRIGFSDEFLAEMEPRFQEAFKAMESLEKGAIANPDEGRMVGHYWLRNSELAPNSFLKSQINNTLDAVCKFADDIISGKIKPPSSPNSRFTQILSVGIGGSALGPQFVAEALAPDNPPLKIRFIDNTDPAGIDHQIAQLGHELETTLVIVISKSGGTPETRNGLLEVQKAFREAGLDFAKQGVAVTQENSLLDNTARIEGWLARFPMFDWVGGRTSEMSAVGLLPAALQGIDIREMLAGASLMDEATRSTEIRNNPAALLALCWYWASDGVGSKDMVVLPYKDSLLLFSRYLQQLVMESLGKEFDLDGNRVNQGLTVYGNKGSTDQHAYIQQLREGVHNFFVTFIEVLRDRPPGHDWELEPGVTCGDYLFGMLQGTRSALYANDRESISVTVQEVTPRSVGAMVALYERAVGLYASIININAYHQPGVEAGKKAAGEVLALQKRVLAVLNEASCKEPVEPLTLDEVAERCHAPEDIEMIYKIIAHMAANDRALIAEGSCGSPRSIKVFLGECNVDDLYA from the exons ATGGCTTCCATTTCCGGCATTTGCTCTTCTTCTCCATCTTTGAAGCCTCAATCCAAGATCCTTTTTCTTGGAGCTACTGGGTCATTGCGCAAAGATTCACTCTCGTTTCCGATTCGCGGGAAGCTCAATGACAGTAGATTGGGTGTTGGTACTGCTCACTCAGTGGCTAAAGAGATCTCAGTTGAATTGTCAGCTGCTGATGGAGGTGTTAAGAAAGGGAAGAAAGGGTTGGAGAAAGATCCTCACGCTCTCTGGAGTAGGTACGTTGACTGGCTTTACCAGCATAAGGAGCTTGGATTGTTTTTGGATGTAAGTCGGATTGGTTTCTCGGATGAGTTCTTAGCGGAAATGGAGCCTCGGTTTCAAGAGGCGTTTAAGGCTATGGAGTCGCTTGAGAAGGGTGCGATTGCTAATCCAGATGAAGGACGCATGGTTGGGCATTATTGGTTGAGGAACTCTGAGCTCGCGCCTAATTCGTTTTTGAAGTCGCAGATTAATAATACTTTAGATGCTGTGTGCAAATTTGCAGACGATATCATCAGCGGTAAG ATTAAGCCCCCATCTTCTCCCAACAGCCGTTTTACCCAGATACTTTCTGTTGGGATTGGAGGATCGGCTCTTGGTCCGCAGTTTGTGGCTGAGGCATTGGCTCCGGATAATCCTCCACTTAAG ATAAGATTTATTGACAATACAGACCCAGCAGGAATTGATCATCAGATTGCACAACTAGGACACGAATTGGAAACAACTCTCGTAATAGTGATTTCAAAG AGTGGAGGCACTCCTGAAACTAGAAATGGTTTACTGGAAGTACAGAAGGCTTTCCGCGAGGCTGGCTTGGATTTTGCAAAACAG GGTGTTGCGGTAACACAAGAAAATTCATTGCTGGATAACACTGCAAGGATTGAGGGATGGTTAGCCAGGTTCCCAATGTTTGATTGGGTGGGTGGTAGAACATCGGAAATGTCTGCTGTTGGTTTGCTTCCAGCTGCACTTCAG GGAATTGACATTCGAGAAATGCTTGCTGGTGCTTCTTTGATGGACGAGGCAACTAGATCAACTGAG ATTAGAAATAATCCCGCAGCATTGCTTGCTTTGTGCTGGTATTGGGCTTCTGATGGGGTAGGATCTAAG GATATGGTTGTCCTTCCGTACAAGGATAGCCTGTTATTGTTTAGCCGTTATTTGCAGCAACTGGTCATGGAATCCCTTGGAAAAGAGTTTGACCTTGATGGAAATCGG GTTAATCAGGGACTTACAGTATATGGAAACAAAGGGAGTACAGATCAACATGC CTATATTCAACAATTGAGAGAAGGCGTACATAATTTCTTTGTGACATTTATCGAAGTGCTGCGTGATAGGCCCCCTGGTCATGACTGGGAGCTTGAGCCAGGTGTTACATGTGGTGACTACCTTTTTGGTATGCTACAG GGAACAAGATCTGCACTCTATGCTAATGATAGGGAGTCCATCTCAGTCACTGTTCAAGAAGTGACTCCTAGATCCGTAGGCGCAATGGTAGCACTTTATGAAAGAGCAGTTGGATTATATGCCAGCATTATCAACATTAATGCATACCATCAACCTG GTGTGGAAGCTGGGAAGAAAGCTGCAGGGGAAGTGCTTGCTCTCCAAAAGCGTGTCTTGGCAGTGCTTAATGAGGCCAG CTGTAAAGAACCTGTGGAACCATTGACACTTGATGAAGTAGCTGAACGTTGTCATGCTCCTGAGGAT ATTGAAATGATTTACAAGATTATTGCTCACATGGCTGCCAATGATAGAGCACTGATTGCTGAAGGCAGTTGTGGCTCACCACGTAGCATTAAGGTATTTCTTGGAGAGTGTAATGTTGACGATTTGTATGCTTAG
- the LOC120076332 gene encoding uncharacterized protein LOC120076332 isoform X2, translating to MELEVSEPTSNFVDKSKRKNFEGRTGDRVRVKKTTLQAVLEQCQRALESLNDSDGEGNDVDEDEDDRLGEGSGSLRSDQEADELCDLLKSKVECRDFLEKLEDAQASVPQNTLECSSWDLVSDVDLWESGDALDQEGYVVVKQEDIVDGIACFMAAYLLSLKETKELSPNQLQNALCKTFSVKKRKGKLRKAWDGSKVIYNVASWGATAVGLYQNPVILNAASKAFWTSCQVISKLL from the exons ATGGAGCTTGAGGTATCTGAACCCACCTCAAATTTCGTCGATAAGAGTAAGAGGAAAAATTTTGAGGGCCGAACTGGTGATCGGGTTCGTGTGAAGAAGACGACCTTGCAGGCTGTGCTGGAGCAGTGTCAGAGAGCTCTTGAATCGCTGAATGATTCCGACGGCGAGGGGAATGATGTGGATGAAGACGAAGATGATCGGCTCGGTGAGGGTTCCGGGTCTTTGCGCAGTGACCAGGAAGCCGACGAG TTGTGTGATCTTCTTAAATCTAAAGTTGAATGCCGTGACTTTCTTGAAAAGCTAGAGGATGCTCAAGCATCAGTTCCGCAAAATACATTAG AATGTAGTTCTTGGGATTTGGTCAGTGACGTGGACCTATGGGAAAGTGGTGATGCTCTAGATCAAGAAGGTTATGTCGTTGTGAAGCAAGAGGATATAGTTGATGGTATTGCTTGTTTCATGGCTGCCTACTTATTGTCCTTAAAGGAAACCAAG GAATTGTCACCTAACCAACTTCAAAATG CCCTTTGCAAAACATTCTCAGtgaagaagagaaaaggaaaactCCGGAAGGCATGGGATGGAAGCAAGGTCATTTATAACGTGGCATCCTGGGGAGCTACTGCAGTTGG GCTATACCAGAACCCTGTGATTCTAAATGCTGCTTCTAAAGCCTTCTGGACCTCCTGCCAAGTAATATCAAAGCTTCTCTAA